Proteins encoded by one window of Dehalococcoidales bacterium:
- a CDS encoding nuclear transport factor 2 family protein codes for MAAAANKTAEQVLKHHEQALLARDLRGIVEDYTGDSVFLTANGAFRGTESIKQAYRAVLATLTPEVLGNMKVIKQEVSGEYVLLIWSAPPQVSFGTDSFHIRDGKIMMQSVATR; via the coding sequence ATGGCAGCGGCAGCTAATAAAACGGCGGAGCAGGTACTGAAACATCACGAGCAGGCTTTGCTGGCCCGCGACCTCCGCGGGATTGTGGAGGACTATACCGGTGATTCGGTCTTCCTGACCGCCAACGGCGCGTTCAGGGGAACGGAAAGCATTAAACAAGCCTACCGGGCGGTCCTGGCGACATTAACGCCGGAGGTGCTGGGCAATATGAAGGTTATCAAGCAGGAGGTCAGCGGCGAATACGTTTTGCTGATATGGTCGGCGCCGCCGCAGGTCAGCTTCGGCACGGACAGCTTTCATATCAGGGACGGGAAAATCATGATGCAGTCCGTAGCCACCCGGTAA
- a CDS encoding SDR family NAD(P)-dependent oxidoreductase: MLLKDKVAIITGGAKGMGRGMAEKFAEEGCAVAIADIAIKEAEEAAAAINKKKGGKALAIKCDVTSGKEVAATVAQVAREFKKIDILINNAGAIARHIPIEDMEEETWDRVMALNLKSHFLFCKYVVPYMKKSRYGKIIGLSSIGAVQPPAHEINYNTAKGAVISFTTDLANALAPFNINVNCILPGPIRTNFYDSTIGAMPKEQQEMVYTMMGRKTPLQRIGTPEDIAGAALFLASELSSYITGQALYVAGGLPLLPPAPLPREEIKGK, encoded by the coding sequence ATGCTGCTTAAAGATAAGGTGGCCATCATTACCGGGGGCGCTAAAGGGATGGGGCGGGGCATGGCGGAAAAGTTCGCGGAGGAAGGCTGCGCCGTCGCCATCGCGGATATCGCCATTAAAGAAGCGGAAGAGGCCGCCGCCGCTATCAATAAAAAGAAGGGCGGTAAAGCCCTGGCCATTAAGTGCGATGTCACCAGCGGCAAAGAGGTAGCCGCTACGGTGGCGCAGGTCGCCAGGGAATTTAAAAAAATAGATATTCTCATCAATAACGCCGGGGCCATCGCCAGGCACATTCCCATCGAGGACATGGAAGAGGAAACGTGGGACCGGGTGATGGCGCTCAACCTGAAAAGCCATTTCCTGTTCTGCAAGTACGTGGTGCCCTACATGAAAAAGTCCCGGTACGGCAAAATTATCGGGCTTTCTTCCATCGGCGCCGTGCAGCCGCCGGCGCATGAAATCAACTACAACACCGCCAAGGGGGCGGTCATCAGCTTTACCACCGACCTCGCCAACGCGCTGGCGCCCTTTAACATTAACGTCAACTGCATCCTGCCCGGGCCTATCAGGACCAATTTTTACGATTCCACCATCGGCGCGATGCCCAAAGAACAGCAGGAAATGGTCTACACGATGATGGGCAGGAAAACGCCCCTCCAGCGCATCGGCACGCCGGAGGACATCGCCGGGGCGGCTTTATTCCTGGCTTCCGAGCTTTCCTCCTATATCACCGGCCAGGCGCTTTACGTGGCGGGCGGGCTGCCGCTTTTGCCGCCGGCCCCCCTGCCCCGGGAGGAAATAAAGGGCAAATAG
- a CDS encoding MBL fold metallo-hydrolase: MEIRVNKYGPDQLSTKVFFSDESGFAVASVIVMGKKDAALIDTQWSLSNGHRVAAEILETGKNLKTIYITHAHPDHYFGLGPIAEAFPQAKVVALPAVANTINKQMFGKIDHWRNIIGPTNVPTKAVNIEPLAHNYFELEGQRIEILPEIMGDLRYNTVVWIPSIKTLYGSDVLFNQAHPFTCEITADERKQWVRDIGRLEKMGAEVVIPGHQKPGMPFDSSSFGFTRDYLIATEEELAQTKTTGDFFYAMAMRYPDANLLFLSNEMNSAVFKGNRDWNWRDE, encoded by the coding sequence ATGGAAATCAGAGTCAATAAATACGGACCGGACCAGCTCAGCACCAAAGTCTTTTTCAGCGACGAGAGCGGTTTCGCCGTAGCTTCGGTAATAGTCATGGGCAAGAAGGACGCCGCCCTGATAGATACGCAGTGGAGCCTTTCCAACGGCCACCGCGTGGCGGCGGAGATACTGGAAACCGGCAAGAACCTGAAAACGATTTATATCACCCACGCCCACCCGGACCACTACTTCGGGTTGGGGCCAATCGCGGAGGCGTTCCCTCAAGCTAAAGTGGTGGCCCTGCCGGCGGTGGCCAATACCATCAACAAGCAGATGTTCGGCAAAATAGACCACTGGCGCAACATCATCGGGCCGACCAACGTCCCCACCAAGGCGGTCAATATCGAGCCGCTGGCCCATAACTACTTCGAGCTGGAGGGGCAGCGTATCGAGATACTGCCGGAAATCATGGGCGACCTGCGGTACAACACGGTGGTCTGGATTCCCTCCATCAAGACCCTCTACGGCAGCGACGTGCTTTTCAACCAGGCGCACCCCTTTACCTGTGAGATTACCGCCGACGAGCGCAAGCAGTGGGTGAGGGACATAGGGCGACTGGAAAAAATGGGGGCGGAAGTAGTGATTCCCGGCCACCAGAAGCCGGGGATGCCCTTCGATAGCTCGTCGTTCGGCTTTACCAGGGATTACCTCATCGCCACCGAAGAAGAGCTGGCGCAAACGAAGACCACCGGCGATTTCTTTTACGCCATGGCCATGCGCTACCCGGACGCCAACCTGCTTTTCCTGAGCAACGAGATGAACTCCGCCGTATTCAAGGGCAACCGCGACTGGAACTGGCGGGACGAGTAG
- the ilvD gene encoding dihydroxy-acid dehydratase: MTTPPRFNMRKYGHHAIFKAIGFTAKELTLPRIAVINSWSEQSPGHVHLRAVADGVKAGIRMAGGMPFEIDVPGLCSVPHKLESDMLYDLPQREAVLAGAESSLYISWCDGWVGIGTCDKIIPGLILAALRLNRPFIFIGGGQMMPSDYEGKRLGFVRGQTIVQKKAADKSAADIEAIMQEVTSCCATGAGACNEMTTGNTMAVLTEGMGIALPGTATSPGVSAEKIWQAKETGEKIVELVKSNIRPRDIITKSSLRNAIAVDMATCGGTNSVAHIQAYAHEAQIPLTLDDWDEVSRKVPALSDVAPSGPYVLYDYHKIGGTPMVMKRIEQFLDTSCMTVTGKTVGENLEDVTCEDTEVIKSLDNPVWPEGAIAVLKGNLAPRGAVVRHTVVTNKDLLKRVYTARVFDSLEDAAAGTQAGKVGPGDALVVRYQGPRGGPAFTECLGALSGLKAKNIQDVIIISDGRFSGFTQGYLSIGHVCPEAQVGGPLALVKDGDRINLDIPARKLELEVSEAELKQRKAQWKAPSQSHVTGLLTIYAKLALQADQGAGWPARMADYE, encoded by the coding sequence ATGACAACCCCACCCCGTTTCAACATGAGGAAATATGGTCACCACGCCATCTTCAAAGCCATCGGCTTTACCGCCAAGGAGCTGACCCTGCCCCGCATCGCCGTGATCAACTCCTGGAGCGAGCAATCGCCCGGGCACGTGCACCTGCGGGCGGTGGCGGACGGGGTTAAAGCCGGCATCCGCATGGCCGGCGGCATGCCCTTTGAGATAGATGTCCCCGGCCTCTGCTCCGTCCCTCACAAGCTGGAAAGCGATATGCTTTACGACCTCCCCCAGCGCGAGGCCGTGCTGGCCGGCGCCGAGTCCTCCCTGTATATCAGCTGGTGCGACGGCTGGGTGGGCATCGGCACCTGTGACAAGATAATCCCCGGCCTTATCCTGGCCGCGCTGCGCCTGAACCGGCCCTTCATCTTCATCGGCGGGGGGCAGATGATGCCGTCGGACTACGAAGGGAAGCGGCTGGGCTTCGTCCGGGGCCAGACCATCGTGCAAAAGAAAGCGGCGGATAAGTCCGCCGCCGATATCGAGGCCATCATGCAGGAAGTTACCTCCTGCTGCGCCACCGGCGCCGGCGCCTGCAACGAGATGACCACCGGCAACACCATGGCCGTCCTGACCGAGGGGATGGGCATCGCCCTGCCGGGCACCGCCACCTCCCCCGGCGTCTCCGCCGAGAAAATCTGGCAGGCCAAGGAGACCGGCGAAAAAATCGTCGAGCTGGTCAAGAGCAACATCCGCCCGCGGGATATCATCACCAAGAGCTCGCTGCGCAACGCCATCGCCGTGGACATGGCCACCTGCGGCGGCACCAACTCCGTGGCGCATATCCAGGCCTACGCCCACGAGGCGCAAATCCCCCTCACCCTGGACGACTGGGATGAGGTCTCCCGCAAGGTCCCCGCCCTGAGCGATGTGGCCCCTTCCGGCCCCTATGTGCTCTATGATTATCATAAAATCGGCGGCACGCCCATGGTGATGAAGCGCATCGAGCAATTCCTGGACACGTCCTGCATGACCGTCACCGGCAAAACGGTGGGGGAAAACCTGGAGGACGTTACCTGCGAGGATACGGAGGTAATCAAGTCCCTGGACAACCCCGTCTGGCCGGAGGGCGCTATCGCCGTGCTGAAGGGCAACCTGGCCCCGCGCGGCGCCGTCGTCCGCCACACCGTGGTCACCAACAAGGACCTGCTCAAGCGGGTCTATACCGCCAGGGTGTTCGACTCCCTTGAAGACGCGGCCGCGGGCACGCAGGCGGGCAAGGTAGGCCCCGGCGACGCTTTAGTGGTGCGCTACCAGGGGCCGCGGGGCGGCCCGGCCTTTACCGAATGCCTGGGGGCGCTTTCCGGCCTCAAGGCGAAAAATATCCAGGACGTTATCATCATCTCGGACGGGCGTTTTTCCGGCTTTACCCAGGGCTATTTGTCCATCGGCCACGTCTGCCCGGAAGCGCAGGTGGGCGGCCCGCTGGCGCTGGTGAAAGACGGCGACCGCATCAACCTGGATATCCCGGCGCGCAAGCTGGAGCTGGAGGTATCCGAAGCGGAGCTGAAGCAGCGCAAAGCGCAGTGGAAAGCGCCGTCACAGTCCCATGTTACCGGCCTGCTGACTATCTACGCTAAGCTCGCCCTCCAGGCCGACCAGGGGGCAGGCTGGCCCGCCCGCATGGCGGACTATGAGTAA
- a CDS encoding Rrf2 family transcriptional regulator, translating to MKLSTRTRYGTRALLELALHREGGLVSLKDVAGKQNISLSYLEHLVTPLISGGIIRSVKGPKGGIALVKKPADIKMIDVTRLLEGSLAPVECVDHPEVCDRSGKCVTRDVWSEVKTAMDKVLENTTLADLAARQQKKDKQPA from the coding sequence ATGAAACTTTCCACCAGGACGCGCTACGGCACGCGGGCGCTTTTGGAGCTGGCTTTACACCGGGAGGGGGGGCTCGTTTCCCTTAAAGACGTCGCCGGGAAACAGAATATCTCGCTGTCCTACCTGGAGCACCTGGTCACGCCGCTGATATCCGGCGGCATCATCCGCAGCGTCAAGGGGCCGAAGGGCGGCATCGCCCTGGTGAAAAAGCCCGCCGATATAAAGATGATAGACGTGACGCGGCTGCTGGAAGGCTCGCTGGCGCCGGTGGAATGCGTCGACCACCCGGAGGTGTGCGACCGCTCCGGCAAATGCGTCACCCGCGATGTCTGGAGCGAGGTCAAGACGGCCATGGATAAAGTCCTGGAAAACACCACTCTGGCCGACCTGGCGGCCCGGCAGCAGAAGAAAGACAAACAGCCGGCTTGA
- a CDS encoding AIR synthase family protein, producing MTDMPEIGKISPAIFSELIFPRLGAKSEHILVGPQHGVDVGIVEIGGKAVSFTTDPVFIVPEYGWERAAWFAIHIIASDSATSGLKPKLLSIDLNLPMDMTKQQLETTWEVIHRECEKMGIAVVTGHTARYENCHYPMVGGATLVGVGEMDEYVTPKFCRAGDKIIITKGPAIEATGIFAAMYPKAIEKEYGAALAKKAESIFYKMSVVEDALTAVSVGVRDKGVTAMHDATECGVWGGLYEVAQASGLGARVEKEKIVVEEGVTEVCEMFGIDPYASISEGSLIIACKAPKADEIVKALERKSIKASVVGELTAPEKGMVLVEKGREKKLEHPIVDPFWRAFYGAGEKYKG from the coding sequence ATGACGGACATGCCGGAAATCGGCAAAATATCCCCGGCCATTTTCAGCGAGCTTATTTTCCCGCGGCTGGGGGCGAAGAGCGAACATATCCTGGTGGGGCCGCAGCACGGCGTGGACGTGGGCATCGTGGAAATCGGGGGGAAGGCGGTGTCTTTCACCACCGACCCCGTTTTTATCGTGCCGGAGTACGGCTGGGAAAGGGCGGCCTGGTTCGCCATCCATATTATAGCGTCGGACTCCGCTACCAGCGGGCTCAAGCCGAAGCTATTGAGCATCGACCTTAACCTGCCGATGGACATGACCAAACAGCAGCTGGAGACCACCTGGGAGGTAATCCACCGGGAGTGCGAGAAAATGGGCATCGCGGTGGTGACCGGGCACACCGCCCGCTACGAGAACTGCCATTACCCCATGGTGGGCGGGGCCACGCTGGTGGGCGTGGGGGAGATGGACGAATACGTCACGCCTAAATTCTGCCGGGCCGGGGATAAAATCATTATCACCAAGGGGCCGGCCATCGAAGCTACCGGCATCTTCGCCGCCATGTACCCCAAGGCTATAGAAAAGGAATACGGCGCCGCGCTGGCCAAAAAAGCGGAGAGCATTTTTTATAAGATGTCCGTGGTGGAGGACGCTTTGACGGCGGTGAGCGTGGGCGTGCGGGACAAAGGCGTCACCGCCATGCACGACGCCACCGAATGCGGGGTGTGGGGCGGCCTTTACGAGGTGGCGCAGGCCTCCGGCCTGGGGGCGAGGGTGGAAAAAGAAAAAATAGTGGTGGAAGAAGGCGTCACCGAGGTGTGTGAGATGTTCGGCATCGACCCTTACGCCTCCATCAGCGAGGGGTCGCTCATTATCGCCTGCAAGGCGCCCAAAGCGGACGAAATCGTCAAGGCGCTGGAAAGAAAGAGCATCAAGGCGTCCGTGGTAGGGGAGCTGACCGCGCCGGAAAAGGGCATGGTGCTGGTGGAAAAGGGCCGGGAAAAGAAGCTGGAACACCCCATCGTGGACCCGTTCTGGCGGGCGTTTTACGGGGCGGGGGAGAAGTACAAGGGGTAG
- a CDS encoding NrpR regulatory domain-containing protein, with translation MDQPVGADAENKLIAILKVLSESSDPLGSITIARRLAKEGVFLSERGVRYHLKIADERGFTEPGGRDGRTLTPLGRQEVKDALIPQQLGLVRDKLELMAFLTTFDPVSRTGQLAINTSIIAKDKFKHALAAMKDVFKAGICASELVATAEEGEKLGAVVVPEGKVGLATVCSASINGVLLKAGVPSEFRFGGVLEIKAEKPRRFVALTEYAGTSMDPSEQFIQAKMTSVVQAARTGSGKILGAFRTIPAPARDLVLEKEEQMKKAGLRGIYALGNTSEPLCQIAVAPNRIGVIQIGGLNPVAAAVEAGVLIENIAESGVIDFSQLRPFKELL, from the coding sequence ATGGACCAGCCTGTAGGCGCAGACGCGGAAAACAAACTAATCGCCATCCTCAAAGTTTTAAGCGAGTCCTCCGACCCGCTGGGTTCGATAACTATCGCCCGCCGCCTGGCCAAGGAAGGCGTTTTCCTCAGCGAGCGCGGTGTCAGGTATCATTTGAAAATCGCCGATGAGCGCGGCTTCACCGAGCCCGGCGGGCGGGACGGCCGTACCCTTACGCCGTTGGGCCGCCAGGAGGTCAAGGACGCCCTCATTCCGCAGCAATTGGGGCTGGTGCGCGATAAGCTGGAGCTGATGGCTTTCCTCACCACCTTCGACCCCGTTAGCCGCACCGGCCAGCTGGCTATCAACACCTCCATCATCGCCAAAGACAAGTTCAAGCACGCTCTGGCGGCCATGAAGGACGTTTTCAAGGCCGGCATCTGCGCCAGCGAGCTGGTGGCCACGGCGGAAGAGGGGGAGAAGCTGGGCGCGGTGGTGGTGCCGGAAGGCAAGGTGGGGTTGGCCACCGTGTGCAGCGCGTCCATCAACGGCGTGCTTCTTAAAGCCGGCGTCCCCTCCGAGTTCAGGTTCGGCGGGGTGCTGGAAATCAAGGCGGAGAAACCCCGGCGCTTTGTGGCGCTGACGGAATACGCCGGCACCTCCATGGACCCATCGGAGCAGTTTATCCAGGCCAAAATGACCAGCGTGGTACAGGCGGCGCGCACCGGCAGCGGTAAAATACTGGGCGCTTTCCGCACCATCCCCGCCCCCGCCCGGGACTTGGTTTTGGAAAAAGAAGAGCAGATGAAAAAGGCGGGGCTGCGGGGCATTTACGCCCTGGGCAATACCAGCGAGCCCCTCTGCCAGATAGCCGTGGCCCCCAACCGCATCGGCGTGATACAGATAGGCGGCCTTAACCCGGTGGCCGCCGCCGTGGAGGCCGGCGTGTTAATTGAAAACATCGCGGAAAGCGGTGTAATAGACTTTTCCCAGCTCCGCCCCTTCAAGGAACTGCTTTAA
- a CDS encoding NAD+ synthase encodes MTSWPGTRRLRLGMAQINATVGDFAGNQRKIIKTIEEAKSSGVDVLTFPELAVCGYPPEDLLFKPQFIAENLRALEKVIEASGGITLVVGFVDANQDIYNAAAIIHDGKHIGTYHKMFLPNYGVFDENRYFRAGNETPVYNIAGINIGINICEDIWYESGPATAQAYSGAEVILNISASPYHFGKSGFRERMIATRAADNVAIFAFNNLVGGQDELVFDGNSLILDEKGHLIARGKQFKEDLILADLDIENVFRTRLHDPRWRQGYLHRQEQGWQPDEIIQVCAAPLSAVKPPLSPRTVETTDLPAEIYEALVLGTHDYIHKNGFKKVCIGLSGGVDSSLVAAIAADALDKSNVIGVAMPSRFSSAGSLSDAALLAKNLGIKLLTIPIEDVFKAFLGTLAEPFKGTEPGIAEENLQARIRGDLLMGLSNKFGWLVLTTGNKSEMATGYSTLYGDMAGGFAVIKDVPKTMVYQLVTHRNKQAGFDIIPDTVINKPPSAELRPEQKDTDSLPPYDVLDPILTAYVEEDKSIEQIVTDGAAEKAVRLTARLVDTSEYKRRQAPPGVKITPRAFGRDRRLPITNRFRKD; translated from the coding sequence ATGACCAGCTGGCCCGGCACAAGACGCCTTCGCCTCGGCATGGCGCAGATAAACGCCACGGTGGGGGATTTTGCCGGCAACCAGCGGAAAATCATCAAGACAATAGAGGAAGCTAAATCTTCGGGCGTGGATGTCCTGACCTTCCCGGAACTCGCCGTCTGTGGCTACCCGCCCGAAGACCTCCTCTTCAAGCCCCAGTTCATCGCGGAAAACCTCCGCGCCCTGGAAAAGGTTATCGAAGCCTCCGGCGGCATCACCCTGGTGGTCGGCTTCGTGGATGCCAACCAGGATATCTATAACGCCGCCGCCATCATCCATGACGGCAAGCATATCGGCACCTACCACAAGATGTTCCTGCCCAACTACGGCGTCTTCGATGAAAACCGCTACTTCCGCGCCGGCAACGAGACCCCGGTCTATAATATCGCCGGCATCAACATCGGCATCAATATCTGCGAGGACATCTGGTACGAGTCCGGCCCGGCCACCGCGCAGGCCTACTCCGGCGCCGAGGTGATTCTCAATATCAGCGCCTCGCCTTACCACTTCGGCAAAAGCGGCTTCCGGGAACGCATGATTGCCACCCGCGCCGCGGACAACGTGGCTATTTTCGCTTTCAATAACCTGGTCGGCGGCCAGGACGAGCTGGTCTTCGACGGCAACAGCCTCATCCTGGACGAAAAGGGCCACTTGATCGCCCGCGGCAAACAGTTTAAAGAGGACCTTATCCTGGCCGACCTCGATATCGAAAACGTGTTCCGCACCCGCCTCCACGACCCCCGCTGGCGGCAGGGCTATCTGCACCGCCAGGAGCAGGGCTGGCAGCCGGATGAAATTATCCAGGTCTGCGCCGCGCCCCTGAGCGCGGTAAAGCCCCCCTTATCCCCCCGCACCGTGGAGACTACCGACCTTCCCGCGGAGATATACGAGGCGCTGGTGCTCGGCACGCATGATTACATCCACAAAAACGGCTTCAAGAAGGTGTGCATCGGCCTTTCCGGCGGCGTGGACTCCAGCCTGGTGGCCGCCATCGCCGCGGACGCCCTGGACAAGTCCAACGTCATCGGCGTGGCCATGCCCTCCCGCTTTTCCTCCGCCGGCTCTCTTTCAGACGCCGCCCTGCTGGCTAAAAACCTGGGCATCAAGCTGCTCACCATCCCCATCGAGGATGTGTTCAAGGCTTTCCTGGGCACCCTGGCCGAGCCGTTCAAGGGGACGGAGCCCGGCATCGCGGAAGAGAATTTGCAGGCGCGCATCCGCGGCGACCTTCTGATGGGGCTTTCCAACAAGTTCGGCTGGCTGGTGCTGACCACCGGCAACAAGAGTGAAATGGCCACCGGCTACTCCACGCTTTACGGGGACATGGCGGGGGGATTCGCCGTAATCAAGGACGTGCCCAAGACGATGGTCTACCAGCTCGTCACGCACCGCAACAAGCAGGCTGGTTTTGATATTATCCCGGATACGGTTATCAATAAACCCCCCTCAGCCGAGCTGCGGCCGGAGCAGAAAGATACGGACTCCCTGCCGCCCTATGACGTCCTCGACCCCATCCTGACCGCTTACGTGGAGGAAGACAAGAGCATCGAGCAGATTGTGACCGACGGCGCCGCGGAAAAAGCCGTCCGCCTTACCGCCCGCCTGGTTGACACCAGCGAATACAAGCGCCGCCAGGCCCCGCCCGGCGTGAAAATCACCCCCCGCGCTTTCGGCCGGGACCGCCGCCTCCCCATCACCAACCGCTTCAGGAAAGACTAA
- a CDS encoding glutamine synthetase family protein, which yields MAKRSKEEATAYILKMAKEHDVKFIWLWFTDILGILKSFAITVEELEGAMEEGMGFDGSSIEGFARIDESDMVAMPDADTWQLLPWNPPEHRATARMFCDVLKPGGEPFEGDPRFVLKKNLKKAADLGYTFYVGPELEYFYFKNGNGTEFLDQGGYFDLTTHDAAIELRRDTVIQLEKMGIGVEYSHHEVADSQHEIDMRYTDALTMADSVMTYRLVVKEVALKNGVYATFMPKPVFGINGSGMHVHQSLFRGERNSFFDTKDSYHLSKEARSYIAGLLKYGPEITALCNQWVNSYKRLVPGYEAPVYLSWARRNRSDLVRVPEYRPGREKATRIEFRSPDPACNPYLCFSVMLAAGLDGIKNNMTPPAPIEENVYEMSAEERKERNIGMLPGSLAEAIQLTENSTLVREALGEHVFKSFIENKKKEWDEYRTQVTEYELKKYMPIM from the coding sequence ATGGCAAAAAGAAGTAAAGAAGAGGCTACGGCATACATCCTGAAGATGGCCAAGGAACACGATGTCAAGTTTATCTGGCTGTGGTTTACGGATATTCTCGGCATTCTCAAGAGCTTCGCCATCACCGTAGAAGAGCTGGAAGGCGCGATGGAAGAAGGCATGGGTTTCGACGGCTCTTCCATTGAAGGATTCGCCCGCATCGACGAGAGCGACATGGTCGCCATGCCCGACGCCGATACCTGGCAGCTGCTGCCCTGGAACCCGCCGGAGCACCGCGCCACCGCCCGCATGTTCTGCGATGTTTTGAAGCCGGGCGGCGAGCCCTTTGAAGGCGACCCCCGCTTCGTGCTGAAGAAGAACCTGAAGAAAGCCGCCGACCTGGGCTACACCTTCTATGTAGGGCCGGAGCTGGAATACTTTTATTTCAAGAACGGCAACGGCACCGAGTTTCTCGACCAGGGCGGCTATTTCGACCTTACCACCCATGACGCCGCCATCGAGCTGCGGCGGGATACCGTTATCCAGCTGGAAAAAATGGGCATCGGCGTGGAGTACTCCCACCATGAGGTAGCCGATAGCCAGCACGAAATAGATATGCGCTACACGGACGCTCTCACCATGGCGGACAGCGTCATGACCTACCGCCTGGTGGTCAAAGAGGTAGCCCTGAAAAACGGCGTTTACGCCACCTTCATGCCCAAGCCGGTATTCGGCATCAACGGCAGCGGCATGCACGTCCACCAGTCCCTGTTCAGGGGCGAACGCAATTCATTCTTCGATACCAAGGACTCCTATCACCTTTCCAAAGAAGCGCGGAGCTACATCGCCGGGCTGCTCAAGTACGGCCCGGAAATCACCGCCCTCTGCAACCAGTGGGTCAACTCCTACAAGCGGCTGGTGCCGGGCTATGAAGCCCCCGTCTATCTATCCTGGGCGCGCCGCAACCGGTCGGACCTGGTGCGCGTGCCGGAATACCGCCCCGGCCGTGAAAAAGCCACCCGCATCGAGTTCAGGTCGCCGGACCCGGCCTGCAACCCCTATCTGTGCTTCAGCGTGATGCTGGCCGCCGGCCTGGACGGCATCAAGAACAACATGACCCCGCCGGCGCCTATCGAGGAAAACGTGTACGAGATGAGCGCGGAAGAGCGCAAAGAACGCAACATCGGCATGCTGCCCGGCAGCCTGGCGGAAGCCATCCAGCTTACGGAAAACAGCACGCTGGTGCGCGAAGCCCTGGGCGAGCACGTCTTCAAATCTTTCATCGAGAACAAGAAGAAAGAGTGGGACGAATACCGCACCCAGGTTACCGAATACGAGCTTAAGAAATACATGCCCATAATGTAA
- a CDS encoding P-II family nitrogen regulator, whose product MKKIEAIIREEKLDAVKKALEKNSYFGMTVSEVSGRGKQKGIPLQWRVGEYRVDLLPKLKIELVVLDEDVSVAIDAIVRAARTGETGDGKIFVLPVETVVRVRTGDRNEAAI is encoded by the coding sequence ATGAAAAAAATAGAAGCGATTATCCGTGAAGAAAAACTGGATGCGGTGAAAAAAGCCCTGGAAAAGAACAGCTACTTCGGCATGACCGTCTCCGAGGTCAGCGGCCGCGGCAAGCAGAAAGGGATTCCTTTACAGTGGCGCGTGGGCGAGTACCGCGTGGACCTGCTGCCCAAGCTCAAGATAGAGCTGGTGGTGCTGGACGAGGATGTATCGGTGGCGATAGACGCCATCGTCCGGGCGGCCCGCACCGGGGAGACCGGGGACGGCAAGATATTCGTCCTGCCGGTGGAAACGGTGGTGCGCGTGCGCACCGGGGACCGGAACGAGGCAGCCATATAA